One region of Microbacterium rhizosphaerae genomic DNA includes:
- a CDS encoding ABC transporter substrate-binding protein, which produces MNSSPTRKVVIATAALAALALPLAACSGGSGSSSSGGKVQISYLTQNDAANSAQGKALIQAFEKKYPNITVKMDTQPGGTQGDNLMKTKLSTGSMDDVFHYNSGSLFQALNPKTTMADLSNEAWVKDLDKNFTSVVSVDGKVYGAPVGTSFAGAILYNKKIYDKLGLKVPTTWDEFISNSEKIKASDPNVAPILQSYADTWTSQLLVLGDFANINAQDPKWADNYTNNKGDAKYVNEPAFAGFEHTAEIKSKGLVNKDFASMTNAQAMDALAKGTGAQYPMLSASIATVEQNEPDAVNDIGVFAIPSANASDTSLTIWEPNGIYVSAKTSGDKLDAAKKFVAFVNSPEGCDVQNKTGAAAGPYSISTCKLPSDVPALIGDIQKYIADGKASPALEFLSPIKGPNLETILVAVGSGITPAKDGAAQYDADVKKQAQQLGIKGW; this is translated from the coding sequence ATGAACAGCTCCCCCACGCGGAAAGTGGTCATCGCCACCGCGGCGCTCGCCGCGCTCGCGCTTCCCCTCGCCGCCTGCAGCGGCGGCTCGGGCAGCAGCAGCTCGGGCGGCAAGGTGCAGATCAGCTACCTGACCCAGAACGACGCGGCCAACTCGGCCCAGGGCAAAGCCCTGATCCAGGCGTTCGAGAAGAAGTACCCGAACATCACGGTGAAGATGGACACCCAGCCGGGCGGCACGCAGGGTGACAACCTGATGAAGACGAAGCTGTCGACGGGGTCGATGGACGATGTCTTCCACTACAACTCCGGCTCGCTGTTCCAGGCGCTCAACCCCAAGACCACGATGGCCGACCTCTCGAACGAGGCCTGGGTGAAGGACCTCGACAAGAACTTCACGAGCGTCGTCTCCGTCGACGGCAAGGTCTACGGCGCTCCCGTCGGGACGTCGTTCGCCGGCGCGATCCTCTACAACAAGAAGATCTACGACAAGCTCGGCCTGAAGGTGCCCACCACGTGGGACGAGTTCATCTCCAACAGCGAGAAGATCAAGGCATCCGACCCGAACGTCGCCCCCATCCTGCAGTCGTACGCCGACACCTGGACGAGCCAGCTGCTCGTGCTCGGCGACTTCGCCAACATCAACGCGCAGGACCCGAAGTGGGCCGACAACTACACCAACAACAAGGGCGACGCGAAATACGTCAACGAGCCCGCGTTCGCCGGTTTCGAGCACACGGCCGAGATCAAGAGCAAGGGGCTCGTCAACAAGGACTTCGCCTCGATGACCAACGCGCAGGCGATGGACGCCCTGGCCAAGGGCACCGGCGCGCAGTATCCGATGCTGTCGGCGTCGATCGCGACGGTGGAGCAGAACGAGCCGGATGCCGTCAACGACATCGGCGTGTTCGCCATCCCGTCCGCCAACGCGTCCGACACCTCGCTGACGATCTGGGAGCCCAACGGCATCTACGTGTCGGCGAAGACGAGCGGCGACAAGCTGGATGCGGCGAAGAAGTTCGTGGCATTCGTGAACTCGCCCGAGGGCTGCGACGTGCAGAACAAGACCGGCGCCGCTGCCGGCCCGTACTCGATCTCCACGTGCAAGCTGCCGTCCGACGTCCCGGCGCTGATCGGCGACATCCAGAAGTACATCGCGGACGGCAAGGCGAGCCCGGCGCTCGAGTTCCTGTCGCCGATCAAGGGCCCGAACCTCGAGACGATCCTCGTGGCCGTGGGCTCCGGCATCACCCCGGCCAAGGACGGCGCCGCGCAGTACGACGCCGATGTGAAGAAGCAGGC